The window ATGTGCTTATGCTAGTGGTAAATTCCCAGTGATTAAATCCACTATTGATGCAGAGATATACGCCTGCATGGAAGCACTAACAGCAATGAAGATTCATTATCTGGACAGAAAAGAAATTACATTGAGGACGGACTGTCACGCCATCATAAAATTCTTTAACAAGACGGTAAACAACAAACCATCACGAGTTCGGTGGATTACTTTTATTGATTATATTACCGGGACAGGTGTGGACATCAAATTTGAGCACATTGAAGGGATAAACAATGAGCTGGCAGATGCATTATCTCGTCTGGTgcatcatgttatggaaaagcaTCACCAACATAAGAACAAGTACAATTATTAAGGTGGAAAGTTCACTAGAAGAAACCAAAGGTGCAGATGCCACGATCAAAGTATTCTTGGCAGAACAATATTGGAGTTATTTGCAAAGGCCAGTTATTCTTCAAGCCCCAGTATCAGGTAATGAGAAATGCTTAAGCAGAACTTTTTAATTTTTCTGAGGGTTTTTCTTATCTTATGATGATTATCTTTTCAGCATTTCCCATTCAAGTGTTGAACATTCTCACAAAGCTGCATTAAGGAAGCACTTCATATGGTCTAATGTTTTGATGGATATTACCTTTGGGATTGTTCTTGGAATCCTATTGTTGGCCAATGTTGAAACTATTTGTtcttggattttggttattgTCCATCAAGTAACAAATGACCTGTTGCGCTCAGGTTCTGTATGGTTAATGGGTGTCCCCGCTGGTTTTAAACTGAATAATGAGCTAGCAGAGCTTATTGGCATAATTTCTCTTAACGCAATCCAAGTTTTTTCTACCCTATGGTCCTTTATGGGTGCTTTTTTGCAAAATTATATGCAGGTTCTTGCACTCTTGGGGATCGTTTTTGGCCTGACTGTACCAATGGCCTTGTGCATTGATTTGCTTAAGCTTGCAACACTTCATATTTATATTCTGCATTGCCTTATGTCTTTTCTGTATTCGCAGCAGATTCAGGCTTTAGCTTCCTTATGGCGCCTTTTTCGGTAAGTTTTTTGGAATATGAAACTATTTCCTAAAAGTTTGGTAGAAAATCTTACCTTCTAAAGTATGATGTCCTTTGGAACAATTATGGATATGAAACTTGAATGTTTTGTTTTGTAAGAGTTCATGTATTTTCTGAAATGAGCTTGTGGCAGTTTGTCAATTATTCTTGTAGAAATATAGGCAAAGGAGAATATTCTAGTGCTTTATATAGTATTATTCATAAAATACTATATGGGTACATATGGACTCGTGATAAAATCCAGCTAGAACTAATAGCTGGGACTAATCTTATTAATCTAATACCTCTTAACAGTCCTTAAGTTGAGCATAGATGCTATGTATGCATTGTTATTTTCACAAGAGGAAtatatgataataataataaaatgagaAACTTTTTATTTGCaagaagataaaataaaatttaagaagtTAATCTTTAGATCTATAAGCTCTTGAAATGGTTGGAGTATACCAAATGATTGAGTAGCGAGCTAGGTTGGTAATGGCAGTGCTTACATCTATAAGGTGTGGTCACCGTCAGGTTGTTGAATAGCGAGCAAAGGCTTTGCAGTGGATTGTGAGCAAAGGCTGGTAGTGGCGGAGCTTGTGCCCCTCAAATGTCTTTGAAGCGAGCAGAGGCATGTAGTTGGGTTGCAATTGGAGGCTAGTAGTTCTGATGCTCTCTTTTGCCTAGTTTTGGCATTGCTTTCAAATCTTTAAGGGGAGAATCTCTCCTCTATGATCTATGGGGTCTCCTAGACCTTCTTGGGAAGATGCACAAGTGGTGTGAGATATGTTCAAAAATAGCTTTTGCTGTTATAAGTATTGACCTATACCTTggctttaaaattttaaatttaattgttcTTTGTCTATATGAAACTTCAATGACCATTAATTGTGAGGCAAATAGGGTATGTATAACTAGTCATCAACTAATTTGCTATTTACAGGTACTTAGATTCGTGTTGCATTAGAtggaaaaattatttcaataggATACTTTTGCCATGTGTACTAATGAAATGAGTGACATCTAATTCAGTGATACTACTGAACCAGCACATGGCCATCACATTTCCTGTTAATTCTTGTCTTTTATTTTATTCAGCCAAACTGTATCCGTAGGTTCAAGGTTGTTAGAGTTTAATGATTGGTTATTCAGATGACTTCTCCACTGCTTTGCTTTGGCAAGTGTGTCAGGAAATTTTGTTTATGCAACTTATGAGCATTCTATTTACATTAATGGAGTATAATTGTGATTCATTTAACAATCActgttaatattttttattttattaggaCAGTGCTATTGTTGAGTTTGACAATAGTTTTTGCTATTCATTTTTCGTAATTAAGACAGATTTTTGCAAACTTTCCTTTCATGTTTGAATGCCCTGTATTTTTCTTTGGAAAAATATATACATGGATTTGAAATAACTTTCAGTCCTAAATTATGTTGTGGGATTTAAGTCCTATTTTGTTTGGTGCTTATTTAGAAGATGTAGCAGTTCCCGGGGCTACGGTGCAGCGGAAGGGCACCAAGTTATCACCCAGGAACCTGTGGTTCAATCCCCAGCTCCAATGCATTTGTAgggatttttcctccaaatggggtatGCAACCACgggatgctgggcttctgggcTGCTTGCCATGAGCACTTTCCGATTTACCCTGACGGCCGGCGGGAAACCTCTATGGGGCTAGGTggttcatttttttatttagaagATGTAGCAATTTAAAATTAGTCTTACTCTCGGAGTAAGAACTTTAGTGTGACTTGATTGTCTTCTGACTTCTGAGTCTGTTGTGTTTAGTTTGAACTCTCAATGCACTTTGATTATCATTTATTTGAATGCTCTAAAAATGACTgaaaaaaatcattaaataaaGACCATGGCCTATGAATGATTCTTAAATATTTAGTCAGAAAGTAAACTTGAGGTGGGTTTCTCAAAATACCAATGGAAAGGTATTGTTGATGGTGCGCAAAAACATCCTCTGAATTTTCTGCAACTTGGATGTCGAGTTTGTGCTTGATGTTACATGTAGGCTTTGAAGAGAAAGACCCTTTTCAGATGTTGGCTTTTAGACCTTCCTTGAACCTATATCACTCACTTTCATTACTATTTCTTAGTATGTCATCTCTTAAAGGATACCAATATGACTAAATTCTTAATGCTAGATAGGTTTTTTACATTTTGAATATATCTAACTTATTTAACTTTATCTGTTGTAATTTTCTAGATTCATGTAGTGATTCACAATGTGGATCCATAGATTGTTTATTTAGCTTTCATTGTAGTTATTCCTCATC is drawn from Zingiber officinale cultivar Zhangliang chromosome 1B, Zo_v1.1, whole genome shotgun sequence and contains these coding sequences:
- the LOC122036038 gene encoding uncharacterized protein LOC122036038 is translated as MEGWVGVCKWKPSKYDSRKVEKVCAYASGKFPVIKSTIDAEIYACMEALTAMKIHYLDRKEITLRTDCHAIIKFFNKTVNNKPSRVRWITFIDYITGTGVDIKFEHIEGINNELADALSRLVHHVMEKHHQHKNKTILELFAKASYSSSPSISISHSSVEHSHKAALRKHFIWSNVLMDITFGIVLGILLLANVETICSWILVIVHQVTNDLLRSGSVWLMGVPAGFKLNNELAELIGIISLNAIQVFSTLWSFMGAFLQNYMQVLALLGIVFGLTVPMALCIDLLKLATLHIYILHCLMSFLYSQQIQALASLWRLFRGQKRNPLRQRFDSYDYTVEQHVVGSLLFTPLLLLIPTTSVFYIFFTSLITTIIFLTIIFEISISLLHATPYAEIWIWIMIRRRFPSGIWFEVLDCDNGIIDEVNSHTCLDGRQCDYFLGGETSSLVSLLCSNYATIGQVILPYYVGIFNEVTPSFFTSLAHGILSGQRFPSTLGTRLPSTMPWMQIACKEYWKLCYTAVLSSRL